One segment of Clostridium ljungdahlii DSM 13528 DNA contains the following:
- a CDS encoding ABC transporter ATP-binding protein has translation MKSILRLINLAKVFDEQRIVKNISLDIRRGEFLTILGPSGCGKTTTLRMIAGFEKLTAGSILLDGEPIENREPYELDINTVFQNYALFPHMNVFDNVAYGLKIKKVKKLEIKKRVNDMLELVQLGNYEKRMPFQLSGGQKQRVAIARALINKPKILLLDEPLGALDFKLRKQMQIELKMLQKKLGITFVYVTHDQEEALNMSDRIVIMNGGSIEQVGDARDIYENPKTRFVASFIGESNLFESTVEDIFEDRVILKTGEFKLAALNKAFNLGERVSVLVRPENIKYSLSQVENFSIKAIAQENVYLGSNIRTTFILEDGRKIVSNNYDRNSRIPEINETLWIYWNVKDAIIIDNKENTDEINQTSKVMVS, from the coding sequence TTGAAAAGTATTCTGAGACTTATTAATTTAGCAAAAGTTTTTGATGAACAAAGAATAGTAAAAAATATTTCACTTGATATTAGAAGAGGTGAATTCTTAACTATCCTTGGACCAAGTGGCTGTGGAAAGACAACTACACTTAGAATGATTGCAGGTTTTGAAAAACTCACTGCTGGAAGTATTCTCTTAGATGGAGAGCCTATAGAAAATAGGGAACCTTATGAGTTGGATATTAATACGGTATTTCAAAATTATGCTCTTTTTCCCCATATGAATGTATTTGATAATGTAGCCTATGGTTTAAAAATTAAAAAAGTTAAAAAGTTAGAAATAAAAAAACGTGTTAATGATATGCTAGAGCTTGTACAGTTAGGTAATTACGAAAAAAGAATGCCATTTCAGTTAAGCGGGGGCCAAAAACAAAGGGTAGCAATTGCAAGGGCACTTATTAATAAACCTAAAATATTGCTTTTAGATGAACCTTTAGGTGCTCTAGATTTTAAATTAAGAAAACAAATGCAGATAGAATTAAAGATGCTTCAAAAAAAACTGGGGATAACATTTGTATATGTAACTCATGATCAGGAAGAGGCATTAAATATGTCTGACCGTATAGTTATAATGAATGGAGGATCTATAGAACAGGTAGGTGACGCTAGAGATATATATGAAAATCCTAAAACCAGGTTCGTAGCAAGTTTTATAGGTGAATCCAACTTGTTTGAGTCAACTGTGGAAGATATTTTTGAAGATAGGGTTATATTGAAAACTGGAGAGTTTAAACTTGCTGCTTTAAATAAAGCATTCAATTTAGGAGAGAGGGTGTCTGTTTTAGTTAGACCTGAAAATATTAAATATTCTTTAAGTCAAGTTGAAAATTTTAGTATTAAGGCAATAGCCCAAGAAAATGTATATTTAGGTTCTAATATAAGAACCACTTTTATTTTAGAAGATGGAAGAAAAATTGTATCCAATAATTATGATAGAAATTCAAGAATACCAGAAATTAATGAAACTTTATGGATATATTGGAATGTAAAGGACGCTATTATAATAGATAATAAGGAGAATACTGATGAGATTAATCAAACAAGCAAGGTGATGGTAAGTTGA
- a CDS encoding PH domain-containing protein: MIKLDRIERNHFFKLFYSLGTILKEMIGIIFASGFLIKWIGFRLGILTAVILLILLLAYEIIEWRKNIFIIREKYIYHKEGVFSVKKIEVPLEKINTVDISTNFFEQIFNVATIKIDTGDAKDHGNELKFTLNRGRAEAIRNILLKENTDTLKNKYEQESYSLGSKELFIYSIISNSLFKGLAILLAIQQFFEERVKKLLKLNIDTSRYFRGFHYVTFYEKIYIIVIIVCIILFVSLCLSIIYNFIKYYNFRMWADNNKISINYGALNKKNYSFDREKIKGIHLKQSVLMQVFGYFTIEIESIGYGDEKGEKAILYPICNSQLKDRILKDLLNEFLYEDNFNKPLSNVYFGFFYKKIIFWIIVTWIIAFTKPSFILFSIVMFIILFIIGHMEFKNTALGINRNLVCICHNSFNKTQSLLKMSTIQSVTLSYNYFQHNKGVCNYKFILYSSNYGKELKVKNLKDNIIETFLK, from the coding sequence GTGATAAAATTGGATAGGATAGAGAGAAATCATTTCTTTAAATTATTTTATAGTTTAGGCACAATATTAAAAGAAATGATAGGAATTATTTTTGCATCAGGATTCTTAATTAAGTGGATTGGATTTAGATTAGGAATTTTAACTGCAGTAATTTTATTAATACTACTTCTAGCATATGAGATTATAGAATGGAGAAAAAACATTTTTATAATAAGAGAAAAGTATATTTATCACAAAGAAGGGGTTTTTAGCGTAAAAAAAATAGAAGTTCCTTTAGAAAAAATCAATACAGTGGACATTTCAACAAATTTTTTTGAACAAATTTTTAATGTAGCAACTATAAAAATTGATACAGGAGATGCAAAGGATCATGGAAATGAATTGAAGTTCACTTTAAATAGAGGTAGGGCTGAGGCGATTAGAAATATACTGCTTAAGGAAAATACGGATACACTTAAAAATAAATATGAACAGGAATCTTATAGTTTAGGTTCAAAAGAATTATTTATATATTCTATTATATCTAATTCGCTGTTTAAGGGACTAGCTATATTGCTTGCTATACAGCAATTTTTTGAGGAACGTGTTAAAAAATTACTTAAACTTAATATTGATACATCTAGATATTTTAGAGGGTTTCATTATGTAACTTTTTATGAAAAAATTTATATAATAGTAATTATAGTTTGTATTATATTATTTGTAAGTTTATGTTTGTCTATTATATATAATTTTATAAAATATTATAATTTTAGGATGTGGGCTGATAATAATAAAATTTCCATAAATTATGGAGCCTTAAATAAGAAAAATTATAGTTTCGATAGAGAAAAGATTAAAGGAATACATCTTAAACAGAGCGTTTTAATGCAGGTTTTTGGCTATTTTACTATAGAAATAGAAAGTATTGGATACGGAGATGAAAAAGGAGAAAAAGCTATATTATATCCCATATGTAATAGCCAATTGAAAGATAGAATATTAAAAGATTTACTTAATGAATTTTTATATGAAGATAATTTTAATAAACCTCTTAGTAATGTATATTTTGGATTTTTTTATAAGAAAATTATATTTTGGATAATTGTCACTTGGATAATTGCGTTTACCAAACCAAGCTTTATTTTATTTAGTATAGTCATGTTTATAATATTATTTATTATAGGACATATGGAATTTAAAAATACCGCACTGGGGATAAATAGAAATTTGGTTTGTATATGCCATAATAGTTTTAATAAGACTCAATCTCTTTTAAAGATGTCGACTATACAATCTGTGACTTTATCATATAATTATTTCCAACACAATAAGGGAGTTTGCAATTACAAATTTATTTTATATAGTTCTAATTATGGTAAAGAATTAAAGGTTAAAAATTTAAAAGATAATATTATTGAGACTTTTTTAAAATAA
- a CDS encoding PH domain-containing protein encodes MNYDKIDKSAIKSWIIGRTVISVIFIALYVLCMNLFLMPRIEDMKVLKCILNFLTAIIIFVSILDSFIWPFLEYKQWKYGIFEDKIELIEGIIIRKRTIIPISRIQNLKIEQGPIERMCKIASVNIITAGGTHKIPAIAVKDAEKVANNLKNVIELGDKIG; translated from the coding sequence ATGAATTATGATAAGATTGATAAAAGTGCTATAAAATCATGGATTATTGGAAGAACAGTAATTAGTGTTATATTTATAGCTTTATATGTGCTATGTATGAATTTGTTTTTAATGCCAAGAATTGAAGATATGAAAGTACTAAAATGTATTTTAAATTTTTTAACTGCAATAATAATATTTGTTTCAATTTTGGATAGTTTTATATGGCCTTTTTTAGAGTATAAGCAGTGGAAATATGGCATATTTGAAGATAAAATTGAACTTATAGAAGGCATAATCATAAGAAAAAGAACAATAATTCCAATTTCTAGAATTCAGAATTTAAAAATAGAACAGGGACCAATTGAAAGAATGTGTAAAATAGCTTCTGTAAATATTATAACGGCAGGGGGTACACATAAAATCCCTGCTATAGCTGTGAAAGATGCTGAAAAAGTCGCAAATAACCTTAAAAATGTTATAGAATTGGGTGATAAAATTGGATAG
- a CDS encoding ArsR/SmtB family transcription factor produces MDNNYKEYADTAELLKVLAHPIRLCIVRGLLNKGCCNVTHMQNCLKIPQSTLSQHLQKLRTAKIIEGTRNGLEVNYNVCNKTAIDLIHVLFK; encoded by the coding sequence ATGGACAATAATTATAAAGAGTATGCCGATACTGCTGAGCTTCTTAAGGTACTGGCACATCCTATTAGACTATGTATAGTCAGAGGGCTATTAAATAAAGGCTGCTGTAATGTTACACACATGCAAAATTGCCTTAAAATTCCTCAGTCAACTTTATCACAACACCTACAAAAATTAAGGACAGCAAAAATTATAGAAGGAACTAGAAATGGACTTGAAGTTAATTACAATGTTTGTAATAAAACAGCTATTGATTTAATTCATGTTTTATTTAAGTAA
- a CDS encoding glycerophosphodiester phosphodiesterase: MFTVLLLKVMAVTFYYNTSSLSLKYSSNIRINKLNNINYKRKNKIPKKVNNAVMQNEPIVIAHRGANKFAPENSIPAIDIAGKMGYWGVELDVCSSSDGVLYLLHDPTLNRTTNGRGPITKKSSDEIDELKIDKGANIAQYPNLKVPRFEEALTECSKYNLVPIFEIKFLSRRNRDINTFLDIIHEYGYEKKVIVHSFNYQALEYLKSKDNEIRIMPIINPNSRLHGYMYAKSIGAVALDSRYDFLNKKIVQLAHKDGLKVFCWTIDRRQDFKRAAKMGVDYIYSDTIYPSKQEVKLRKNPV; this comes from the coding sequence TTGTTTACTGTATTACTTTTAAAAGTTATGGCTGTAACTTTTTATTACAATACCAGTTCTCTTTCTCTTAAATATTCGTCTAATATAAGAATTAACAAATTAAATAATATAAATTATAAAAGAAAGAACAAGATACCAAAAAAAGTCAATAATGCTGTAATGCAAAATGAACCTATAGTAATAGCCCATCGTGGAGCAAATAAATTTGCTCCTGAAAATTCCATTCCTGCTATTGATATTGCAGGTAAAATGGGATATTGGGGAGTAGAATTAGATGTATGCTCTTCCTCCGATGGTGTTTTATATTTACTCCATGATCCTACACTTAATAGAACAACTAATGGAAGGGGACCAATAACAAAAAAGTCGTCAGACGAAATAGATGAGCTTAAGATTGATAAGGGAGCAAATATAGCTCAATATCCTAATTTAAAAGTACCTCGATTTGAGGAAGCATTGACGGAATGCTCTAAATACAATCTTGTGCCAATATTTGAAATTAAATTTTTAAGTAGAAGAAATAGAGATATTAATACATTTTTAGATATTATCCATGAATATGGTTACGAAAAAAAAGTTATTGTTCATTCATTTAATTATCAAGCTTTAGAATATTTAAAAAGTAAGGATAATGAGATTCGTATAATGCCAATTATAAATCCAAATAGCAGACTCCATGGTTATATGTATGCAAAATCTATAGGGGCTGTGGCTTTAGACTCCAGATATGATTTTCTTAATAAGAAAATTGTACAATTGGCTCATAAAGATGGATTAAAGGTATTTTGTTGGACAATTGACAGAAGACAAGATTTTAAAAGAGCTGCTAAAATGGGGGTAGATTATATATATTCTGATACCATTTATCCAAGTAAACAAGAAGTAAAATTAAGAAAAAATCCTGTATAG
- a CDS encoding amino acid permease — MQSVAEQKQEGTYELKRGLKARHLNMIALGGAIGTGLFLALGATIKQAGPGGALVAYGCIGVMVYFLMTSLGEMATYMPDSGSFSTYATKFVDPALGFALGWNYWYNWAITVATEMVAGALIMKFWFPGVPSIIWSVCFLVLIVGLNLLSAKAYGESEFWFAGIKVFTVIVFLIVGVATICGIFNGKPVGFKNFTVGDAPFVGGFKSIFLVFLIAGFSFQGTELIGIAAGESENPEKTIPKAINAVFWRIILFYIGTIFVVGALIPYMNAGVDTSPFTMVFQKAGIAGAASLMNAVVLTSVLSAGNSGMYASTRMLYSMAKEKNAPVCFAKVNSRGVPVNSLILTTIVASACFLTGFYAETTVYVWLVAASGLAGFVAWVGIALCHYRFRKAYNLQKRDFSKLKYKAKLFPLGPIIALVLCIVVILGQGITYFGEAKIDWGGVISSYIGLPLFLGLWIWYKKRHSTKVIKLEDVDFNSIEKEVEDMK; from the coding sequence ATGCAGAGTGTTGCAGAACAAAAACAAGAGGGGACCTATGAACTTAAAAGAGGTCTTAAAGCCAGGCATTTAAATATGATTGCTTTGGGCGGAGCTATAGGAACAGGGTTATTTTTAGCTCTAGGAGCTACGATTAAACAGGCGGGTCCCGGAGGAGCACTTGTGGCTTATGGCTGTATAGGAGTTATGGTTTATTTTTTAATGACAAGTTTAGGAGAAATGGCAACGTACATGCCTGATTCAGGTTCCTTTAGTACATATGCTACTAAGTTTGTAGATCCGGCACTTGGGTTTGCACTTGGATGGAACTATTGGTACAATTGGGCTATAACTGTTGCAACAGAAATGGTAGCAGGGGCCTTGATAATGAAATTTTGGTTTCCAGGTGTACCATCTATTATATGGAGTGTATGTTTTTTAGTACTTATAGTTGGACTTAATTTATTGTCTGCAAAAGCTTATGGAGAATCAGAATTTTGGTTTGCAGGTATTAAGGTTTTTACAGTTATAGTATTTTTAATTGTAGGTGTGGCAACTATTTGTGGAATATTTAATGGAAAACCTGTAGGATTTAAAAACTTTACAGTAGGAGATGCACCTTTTGTAGGTGGTTTTAAATCTATATTTTTAGTTTTCTTAATTGCAGGATTTTCTTTTCAAGGCACAGAGCTTATAGGTATAGCAGCAGGAGAAAGTGAAAATCCAGAAAAAACTATACCAAAGGCAATTAATGCTGTATTTTGGAGAATAATATTATTTTATATAGGCACAATATTTGTAGTAGGAGCTCTTATACCTTATATGAATGCAGGAGTTGATACAAGTCCTTTTACGATGGTATTTCAAAAGGCAGGTATAGCAGGGGCAGCTTCTCTTATGAATGCAGTTGTTTTAACCTCAGTTCTATCTGCAGGGAATTCTGGAATGTATGCTTCAACAAGAATGTTATATTCTATGGCTAAAGAAAAAAATGCACCTGTATGTTTTGCAAAAGTTAATTCAAGGGGAGTACCAGTAAATTCACTTATACTTACTACTATAGTGGCATCTGCTTGTTTTTTAACTGGATTTTATGCAGAAACTACAGTGTATGTATGGCTGGTAGCAGCTTCAGGACTAGCAGGATTTGTAGCATGGGTTGGAATAGCACTTTGCCATTACCGTTTTAGAAAGGCTTATAATTTACAAAAACGTGATTTTAGTAAATTAAAATATAAGGCTAAATTATTTCCACTGGGTCCGATTATAGCACTTGTACTTTGTATTGTGGTTATTTTGGGCCAAGGTATTACTTATTTTGGAGAAGCTAAAATAGATTGGGGCGGAGTTATTTCTTCATATATAGGACTGCCTTTATTCTTAGGTCTATGGATATGGTATAAAAAAAGGCATAGTACAAAAGTTATTAAATTAGAGGATGTAGATTTTAATAGTATTGAAAAAGAAGTAGAAGATATGAAGTAA